The sequence below is a genomic window from Vibrio navarrensis.
CTCGCCGATCTCAAGCCAGATCCCCGTGATTGAAAAGCACCCCAGCATGGTTCTAACGGCAACACCTGCAATGAACGTTGCGTTTATAGCCATCAATACCAGCCATCAAGCGCTACAAGATGTCCGCGTTAGACAGGCGCTCAACTTAGCCATCAATCGACAAAATATCCTTGATTCTGTCTACTATGGCACAGGGACACTCGCTTACACCTTGCTGCCACCAAGTTCTTGGGCTTACCAAAAAGATAGCGTCAAAATCCGTTTTGACCGTAACTACGCCTTAGCCCTGCTGCGTGAGGCGGGCTATGAGAGCGGATTAACGCTATCTATGTGGGTCCCATCTGAGCCAAGTGCCTACAATCCGAGCCCACGCAAAACCGCAGAACTGATTCAAGCCAATTTGGCCGATATTGGGATTCAACTCAATCTGCTTTATGAAGAGCGTTTCGAGCGAGTATTGCCAGACGAAACGGCCGCGGATCTGATTCTCACTGGCTGGGTCGCTGACACAGGCGATCCGGATAACTTTCTGCGCCCACTGCTGTCGTGTAATTCAGAGCTTGCTGGCATTAACGTGGCGATGTGGTGCAACAGTGACTTCGATTTTCTGCTCGATCTGGCGCTTGAAACCGAAAAAAATCGTTATCGTTTAAACTTATATCGCCAAGCACAGAACATCCTCAATGAAGAGTTTCCTGTCATTCCATTGGCACACGGTGTGCAATTTCGCGCCCACGACAAATCCCTGGTTGGTTTTAAATCCAGCCCGTTTAACTCACAACCTTTCGACAGTGTGGAGAGAACCTATTAATGTTTTGGTACACGGTTCGACGACTGAATCTGTTTGTCATTACGCTGACGATTCTGACCATCGCTGGCTTTTCCATTCTGCGTCTAGAGCCTGATTCCGTCTGGGCGAGAGCGGATTTTTGGCAAGGTTGGCAGCTTTATCTCAGCGAATTAACTCAGCTTAATTTTGGCGTGAGTAAGAATGGCAACCAAATCTTTGATGAGCTGGCAGTGGTGTTTCCCGCGACACTGGAGTTGTGTATTCTGGCCTTTCTACTGGCGCTATTTATCGGTATTCCGTTTGGCACGATTGCGGGTATGAAGCAAGGAAAATGGGTCGACACCACCATCTCATTCATCTCCATGTCAGGATACTCTGCGCCGCTTTTCTGGGTCGCCCTGCTAATGTTGATGGTTTTTTCGTTGCACTTTGAACTCTTCCCCGTGTCGGGCCGCTATGACTTGCTCTACGAAATTCCACATGTCACCGGTTTCGCTATTGTTGATGCGTTTTTGGCTCAAGGACCTTACAAAGCGCATGCACTGCAAAGTGTACTTGAGCATTTAGTGCTCCCTTGCTTGGTACTGGCACTCGCGCCAACCACACAGGTGATTGGCCTGATGCGTGCTTCTGTGGCCGATGTCATGAGCCAGAATTACATTCGTGCTGCGCGAATCAAAGGTTTGACCACCAGGCAGATTGTCACCCAACACGTAATGCGCAATGCCATACCGCCAATTATCCCCAAAGTGGGCGTACAGCTTTCCAGTATGCTGACGCTGGTTATCATTACCGAGTCGATTTTTAACTGGCCTGGAGTAGGAAGATGGCTGCTTGATGCCCTCTCCAACCGAGATTATGTCTCCATTCAGGCAGGCGTTATGGTAGTGGCTACGTTGGTTCTGACGGCGAACATTCTGTCCGATCTGATTGGCGCGATGATAAACCCTCTGGTAAGGAAGGAATGGTATGCTAACCGATAGCGTCTACCAGGAAGAGCATATTCCAACGCAATTCGAGCGTTTCTGGCGTAGTTTCCGCAGTAATAATCTTGCGATGTTTGGTTTATGGTGTTTGGCGCTGATCACGCTCGTCACGCTGTTTGCGCCGCTGCTCGCGCCTTACGATCCACAAGCGCAAACCAGCCAGCTTTTGCATCCGCCGTCATGGAACCCGGCAGGCACTGTGGATTATTTTCTCGGCACCGATGACCTTGGCCGCGATATTTTGTCGCGTTTGATCATGGGCACTCAACCGACCTTCGGCGCTGCCGTCATCGTCACTGCTATCGCCGCTTTGATTGGCTGCGCCATCGGCATTTTGGCTGGCATGACCAAAGGCCTATTGTCGAGTACCTTAAACCATTTGCTCGACACCATTATGTCCATCCCTTCGCTCCTTTTGGCGATCATCTTTGTGGCGTTTTTCGGCGTTGGCGAGATGACAGTGCTGCTCGCGGTGTGTTTAGCGCTTATCCCGCGTTTTATTCGCTCGGTTTACATAGCGGTGCACACAGAAGTAGAGAAAGACTACATTATGGCCGCGCGGCTTGATGGAGCAAATGACTTCTATTTGCTGTGGAACTCAATTTTGCCGAATGTGCTGACGGTTATCGCCGCTGAGCTGACCTTGGCGCTCTCGGTGGCAATTCTCGATATCACCGCACTCGGTTTTCTTGGCCTTGGTGCACAAGCGCCCAGCACCGAATGGGGCGCAATCATTGGTGATTCGGTTGAACTGATTTATTTGGCGCCGTGGACGGTGACCCTGCCGGGATTATCGATCATGTTTACTGTGGTGGTGATCAACTTGGTCGGCGAAGGCGTGCGCCGCGCGCTCAATGCGGGGATTGAATAATGCCGCTGTTAGATATTCGTCATTTGACAATAGAAATCGAAACCCCTCAAGGCTTGGTCAAAGCGGTTGACCGAATGAGTTTAACCTTGAATGAAGGGGAAATTCGTGGCTTGGTGGGCGAATCTGGCTCGGGTAAAAGCTTGGTCGCGAAAGCAATTGTCGGCGTGTGTAAGGATAACTGGAAAATAACCGCAGACCGTATGCGACTCGGTAACATTGACTTGCTTCAGCTCACTCCGAGCGAGCGGCGGCGTGTTATTGCTCGCGATATCGCGATGATCTTTCAAGAACCCTCGACCTGTTTGGACCCTTCTGAAGAGGTTGGCCATCAGCTGATTGAATCGATTCCATCGCGCACTTTCGATGGAAAATGGTGGGAGCGCTTTAAATGGCGCAAAAAACGCGCGATAGCCTTGCTGCACAAAGTGGGTATCAAAGATCACGAGCGCTTGATGAAAAGCTACCCCTATGAGCTAACCGATGGGGAATGTCAGAAAGTGATGATTGCGATGGCCATCGCCACCGCGCCAAAACTGCTTATCGCTGACGAGCCGACCAATGACTTAGATCCGATCACACAAAATCAGATCTTGCGTCTGCTCAGTCGCATGAACCAGCTTAACAACACCACTATTTTGTTGATCGGCCACGATTTAACCAATATTACCCAGTGGGCTAGCCGTATCACTGTGATGTATTGTGGCCAATCGGTCGAATCGGCAGATACCGACAAAATCTTGGAAGGGCCTAAGCATCCGTACACGGACGCCCTGCTTAAAGCTATGCCCGATTTTAACCACTGGATCCCGCACAAACAGAAATTGCAATCCTTGCCCGGCTCCATTCCGCCTCTGCAGCATTTGCCTATAGGCTGTCGACTGGGCCCTCGGTGTCCATACGCGCAGCGCCAATGTGTGGAGATCCCTTACGCAAGACGAATTAAAAATCATAAGTTCAGTTGTCATTTCCCTCTTAATACGGAGAAAGATTCATGAGTGCTCTGCTGGAAGTGGACAATCTGTGCAAAGATTTTGTCACTCGTTCAGGCTTGTTTAGACGCAAAGTTCAGCATGCGGTCAAACCGGTGAGTTTTACCCTAGAAGCAGGGCAAACGATCGGTTTTATCGGTCAAAACGGCTCTGGAAAATCGACTCTGGCTCGCATGCTGGCGGGGATGGTTGAACCCACCTCAGGCGAGATCCGCGTCAATGG
It includes:
- the sapA gene encoding ABC transporter substrate-binding protein SapA translates to MKTLIQLAFGLIGIGLLTGCGNEVDHTEIRKSGFVFCGQSNLKTFNPQLIDSGITADALSPQIYDTLLTLDPTTHQPIASIAQDWQVNKSGTEYIFNLRTDVAFQNTAWFTPTRNLNAQDVVFSFRRIIDPTHPYHLVGGGSYPWFTGIDLANLLTDVVALSDHQVKFILSRPNFAFLSNLATSHAVILSAEYGHQLAQQDSKEKLDLYPVGSGPFALEEYQINDLVRLRRHEHYWRGPVKMEQVVFDISQRGTGTLAKLLRNECDVLSSPISSQIPVIEKHPSMVLTATPAMNVAFIAINTSHQALQDVRVRQALNLAINRQNILDSVYYGTGTLAYTLLPPSSWAYQKDSVKIRFDRNYALALLREAGYESGLTLSMWVPSEPSAYNPSPRKTAELIQANLADIGIQLNLLYEERFERVLPDETAADLILTGWVADTGDPDNFLRPLLSCNSELAGINVAMWCNSDFDFLLDLALETEKNRYRLNLYRQAQNILNEEFPVIPLAHGVQFRAHDKSLVGFKSSPFNSQPFDSVERTY
- a CDS encoding peptide ABC transporter ATP-binding protein; translated protein: MPLLDIRHLTIEIETPQGLVKAVDRMSLTLNEGEIRGLVGESGSGKSLVAKAIVGVCKDNWKITADRMRLGNIDLLQLTPSERRRVIARDIAMIFQEPSTCLDPSEEVGHQLIESIPSRTFDGKWWERFKWRKKRAIALLHKVGIKDHERLMKSYPYELTDGECQKVMIAMAIATAPKLLIADEPTNDLDPITQNQILRLLSRMNQLNNTTILLIGHDLTNITQWASRITVMYCGQSVESADTDKILEGPKHPYTDALLKAMPDFNHWIPHKQKLQSLPGSIPPLQHLPIGCRLGPRCPYAQRQCVEIPYARRIKNHKFSCHFPLNTEKDS
- a CDS encoding ABC transporter permease → MFWYTVRRLNLFVITLTILTIAGFSILRLEPDSVWARADFWQGWQLYLSELTQLNFGVSKNGNQIFDELAVVFPATLELCILAFLLALFIGIPFGTIAGMKQGKWVDTTISFISMSGYSAPLFWVALLMLMVFSLHFELFPVSGRYDLLYEIPHVTGFAIVDAFLAQGPYKAHALQSVLEHLVLPCLVLALAPTTQVIGLMRASVADVMSQNYIRAARIKGLTTRQIVTQHVMRNAIPPIIPKVGVQLSSMLTLVIITESIFNWPGVGRWLLDALSNRDYVSIQAGVMVVATLVLTANILSDLIGAMINPLVRKEWYANR
- the sapC gene encoding putrescine export ABC transporter permease SapC, which codes for MLTDSVYQEEHIPTQFERFWRSFRSNNLAMFGLWCLALITLVTLFAPLLAPYDPQAQTSQLLHPPSWNPAGTVDYFLGTDDLGRDILSRLIMGTQPTFGAAVIVTAIAALIGCAIGILAGMTKGLLSSTLNHLLDTIMSIPSLLLAIIFVAFFGVGEMTVLLAVCLALIPRFIRSVYIAVHTEVEKDYIMAARLDGANDFYLLWNSILPNVLTVIAAELTLALSVAILDITALGFLGLGAQAPSTEWGAIIGDSVELIYLAPWTVTLPGLSIMFTVVVINLVGEGVRRALNAGIE